The Apium graveolens cultivar Ventura chromosome 6, ASM990537v1, whole genome shotgun sequence genome contains a region encoding:
- the LOC141666809 gene encoding histone H2B.7 — protein MAPKADKKPAEKKPAEKTPAAEKAPAEKKPKAGKKLPKDAGAVDKKKKRSKKSVETYKIYIFKVLKQVHPDIGISSKAMGIMNSFINDIFEKLAGEASKLARYNKKPTITSREIQTAVRLVLPGELAKHAVSEGTKAVTKFTSG, from the coding sequence ATGGCACCCAAAGCAGACAAGAAGCCCGCGGAGAAGAAGCCCGCCGAGAAGACACCGGCGGCTGAGAAAGCCCCGGCGGAGAAGAAACCCAAGGCCGGAAAGAAGCTCCCAAAGGACGCCGGCGCCGTCGacaagaagaagaagagaagcaaGAAGAGCGTGGAGACGTACAAGATTTACATATTCAAGGTGCTGAAGCAAGTTCATCCTGATATCGGAATCTCAAGCAAGGCGATGGGGATCATGAACAGTTTCATCAATGACATCTTCGAGAAATTGGCTGGGGAGGCATCGAAATTGGCGAGGTACAACAAGAAGCCGACAATTACTTCGAGGGAGATTCAGACTGCGGTGAGATTGGTGTTGCCTGGAGAGTTGGCTAAGCATGCTGTTTCTGAGGGGACCAAGGCGGTCACCAAGTTTACTAGTGGCTAG